CGCCCTCGGTCGCTCCACCGAGCGGTGGCGGGACGGCATCAGAACGTGAAGTCCACGGCCCCCGGGAGCTCGAGCGACGGCCCGTCGACCACGTGGAGCACGCCGTCGTCGGTGAGGACGGCGATCGTGCCGTCCGGCCGCCCGTCCACCGCGACCGGCCGGCCCGGCACGGACAGCTCGGTCGGCTCCCCGCCGCCCACCTCGTAGAGGAGCGCCCTGCTGCTCTCGTACTCGACGTAGCAGCAGGTCCCGAGCACCACGACCCGGTCGTCGCCCACCCAGTGGGACTTGACCGTCGTCCCGCCCGCCAGCGGCGTGGCGTCGCTCAGCGTGCCCGCCGTGGCCGGGTCGAGCAGGTACGCCGCGGCGTCCTCGTAGCTCGACACGAACAGCAGGCGGCTGCCGTCGGGCGACCACTCCAGGTTCCCGACCCTGCCCCGCACGTTGAAGAAGTCGGCCTCGTCGTCGGCCCAGAACAGCTCGCCGGTCTGTGCACCGGTCGCCAGGTCGACGAACCGGACGCTCTGGCGCTCGACGGTGATCCCGCGGTGCACGTAGGCGAGGGTGCGGCCGTCGGGGGACAGCGCGGGGCTGCCCGTCTCCGTGCCGAACGGGACCTCCTTCTCCGTCGAGCCCCACGCCACCCTGACGACCTGGGAGCTGTCGCCGAGCTCCTCCTCGAACCACAGCGTGCCGTCGGCGGCGATCGACGCGTCGGAGTAGCCGAACTGCGTCCAGCCGGCGGGCGTGCCGAGCAGCTCGCCCGTGTCGGCGTCGTGGACCTCGATGGTGGTGGCGCCGACGGCCTCGTCGACGACGACGGCGGCCAGCGGGTGGGCGGGGACCGGTCCCGTCGCCGCGGTCGGCTGCGGCGTGAGCACGACCGTGCCCGTGGTCCCCGTGTCGGGCGGCACCGAGGGGACCGTCTCGACCTCGGAGTCGGTGACCGGCGGCTCGGTGGACGGGGGGCGGTCGGTGGTCGGGGTGGAGGCGGGGGCGACCACGCGGACGGACTGGCGCTCGCCGTCGTCGGTCATGGCCAGCCCGACGACGGCGGCGGCGGCCGAGCCGGCCACGGCCAGCCCGGCGACGGCCAGCATCGCCCTGCGGCGGTGCGCCGACCGGCCCGTCGCGTCGATGGCGGCGGTGATCCGCTCCCAGGCCTCGTGCTCGTCGGGCGCCCCGCCCCGGGTGGCGAGGGCGCTCAGCGCGTCGCGGACGCGGGGCTCGGTGTCGTCGGTCATCGGAGCTCCTCCAGGGCGGTGGCGAGGGCGGCCATGCCGCGGTGGACGTGGGTCTTGACCGAGCCGGCGGAGATGCCGAGGGTGGCGGCGATCTCGGCCTCGCTCAGGTCGCCGTAGAAGCGCAGGGCGATGCACGCCCGCTGGCGGTCGGGGAGCCGGGCGAGGGCGGCGGCGACGGCGAGGTGCTCCTCGCTCAGCACGGCGCCCTCGTCGGGCCCGCCCGGGCGGACGGGGTCGGCGACGCGGAGGTGCCGCCGGGCGACGGCCCGCTGCCGCAGCCGGCCCCTGGCCCCGTTCACCACCGAGGTGCGCAGGTACCTGGCCGGGTGCTCGACCACGCCCCACCGCCGGTACAGGGCCACGAACGCGTCCTGCACCACCTCCTCCGCCTGCCCCGGGTCGTCGACGAGCAGGCGGGCAAGGCCCACGAGCCGCCCGTACTCCGCCCGGAACACGTCTTCGACGTCGCCTCGCCGGTCCGCCACGATGGTCGTTCCCACACCCTCTCCGACGCGCACCGCGGCGCGCCGGTTGACACGGATCGCGCGTCTCACCCGCCTCGGCCCGGCCGTGGGCCCCCGCCCGCCGCCCGCCGCCTCGCCGAGCGCTCAGCCCAGCGCGGCGACGGCCCGCTCGGCGTCCCGGCGGCCGAGATCGAGCAGCCGGCGCGACCGGGCGGGGTCGTAGTCGGTGAAGAACATCTCGATCTCCTCGTCGGGCAGCACGGGCACGACCTCCACCTCCCGCCGCCCGTAGGCGAGCGCCGGGTCGCCGTAGACCCGGTCCACCTCGGCGAGCAGCCGGGCCCGCAGGTCGGCGTCGCCGACCTCCTCCTCGACGGCGGCCACCGCCGCCGCCCGGTCGGCGGCCCAGGCCCGCAGCACCCGGTTGCGGGCCTCCGTGCGCTCGAGGCCCAGCCAGGTCTCGCTGTACTGGTTCCACTCCGCGGCCCGGAGCACGGCCCGCAGCACGTTCGCCTGCGGCGCCGACGACGGGTGCCGGGGCGCCACGCCGAGCACGAACGCCCGCTCCACCCCGGTGACGAGGAGCGCGGCCTCGAGCGGGAAGCCGTCGATCGTGAGGCCGTCGGCCCACTGGTCCCCGAGCGCCTCGACCGGCGCGATCGCCCCGGGCACGGCGACCGACGCGTTCACGCCGTCGGCGAGGGGGAGCGGGGCGCCGGGCCACTCGAACACCGGCGCCTCGCCGGTGGTCAGGTCGGCGAGGTCGACGCGGAACCGGACGCCGGGCCGCAGCCGGTCGTCGGAGAGGTGGCGGTCGATCACGTCCCGGCGCTGGGGCCGGTTGTGCAGGAGGTTGGGCGCCCACAGCACCCCGCCCCGCACGAGCGCGGCCCAGTCGACGCC
Above is a genomic segment from Acidimicrobiales bacterium containing:
- a CDS encoding SigE family RNA polymerase sigma factor: MADRRGDVEDVFRAEYGRLVGLARLLVDDPGQAEEVVQDAFVALYRRWGVVEHPARYLRTSVVNGARGRLRQRAVARRHLRVADPVRPGGPDEGAVLSEEHLAVAAALARLPDRQRACIALRFYGDLSEAEIAATLGISAGSVKTHVHRGMAALATALEELR
- a CDS encoding patatin-like phospholipase family protein, translating into MRTGLFLTPGAARSAYQVGAAQGLLAAGVVPDVVAASSVGALNGAFVATGQVDRLAALWSTWTDADIFGVDWAALVRGGVLWAPNLLHNRPQRRDVIDRHLSDDRLRPGVRFRVDLADLTTGEAPVFEWPGAPLPLADGVNASVAVPGAIAPVEALGDQWADGLTIDGFPLEAALLVTGVERAFVLGVAPRHPSSAPQANVLRAVLRAAEWNQYSETWLGLERTEARNRVLRAWAADRAAAVAAVEEEVGDADLRARLLAEVDRVYGDPALAYGRREVEVVPVLPDEEIEMFFTDYDPARSRRLLDLGRRDAERAVAALG